The following are encoded together in the Bacteroidia bacterium genome:
- a CDS encoding RsmD family RNA methyltransferase codes for MDIYDFILEHEHQNTADLSLQKQKYIHRLQGYDWQWLVQQIEGRKVAKSKLPFLYAHKYIQYPSKISLEQCSSEFTARYKASLCKGKTLIDITGGFGIDCLFLSNSFEVVTYVEISSNLVDIFRHNLSVLHIKNIQTHNADGLKFLQQSNQHYDWIYIDPARRSAQGKKVFYLSDCEPDVLAYWNLLKTKAKNILIKTSPLLDISSVWQCLPITSTYVLAVKNEVKEVLYLIKQDSAPSEHIYCVDIDNEIIQTFEGNLKAERETLVGCGGIEAYLYEPSRAILKAGLFKSVALFYGLQKIAPNSHLYTSHKYNSTFMGRVFQVEQVIPYRKKTFEQVCKVKTLNIIARNFSDTPEQIAQKLGIQVGSMEDYLIATKDKHNQPILILAKRLK; via the coding sequence ATGGACATATACGACTTTATTCTTGAACATGAACACCAAAACACCGCTGATTTATCGCTACAAAAGCAAAAATATATTCACCGCTTACAGGGCTATGACTGGCAGTGGTTAGTTCAACAAATTGAAGGCAGAAAGGTAGCAAAGTCAAAATTACCTTTTTTGTATGCGCATAAATACATACAATATCCTTCAAAAATTTCACTAGAACAGTGCAGCAGCGAATTTACTGCCCGATACAAAGCTTCTTTGTGCAAAGGTAAAACGCTGATTGATATTACAGGAGGTTTTGGAATAGACTGTTTATTTTTGTCTAATAGTTTTGAGGTTGTTACGTACGTAGAAATAAGCTCAAATTTAGTGGATATTTTTAGACACAATTTATCTGTATTGCATATTAAGAACATTCAAACTCATAACGCCGATGGATTAAAATTCTTGCAACAGTCTAACCAGCATTATGACTGGATATACATAGATCCTGCTCGCCGAAGTGCGCAAGGTAAAAAAGTATTCTACTTGTCTGATTGCGAACCTGATGTTTTAGCTTATTGGAACTTACTCAAAACCAAAGCGAAAAACATACTTATTAAAACTTCGCCACTTTTGGATATTTCATCGGTTTGGCAGTGCTTACCTATTACTAGCACTTATGTTTTAGCTGTAAAAAATGAAGTTAAAGAAGTTTTATATCTAATTAAGCAGGACAGCGCGCCTTCCGAACATATCTATTGTGTAGATATAGACAACGAAATTATTCAAACTTTTGAAGGAAACTTGAAGGCAGAGCGAGAGACACTGGTAGGGTGCGGAGGTATTGAAGCTTACTTATACGAACCAAGCAGAGCAATTCTAAAAGCTGGACTTTTTAAGTCTGTGGCACTTTTTTATGGACTACAAAAGATAGCGCCAAATTCTCACTTATACACTTCGCACAAGTACAATTCTACTTTTATGGGCAGGGTATTTCAGGTAGAACAAGTCATACCCTACCGAAAGAAAACATTTGAGCAAGTCTGCAAAGTAAAAACCCTTAACATTATAGCTCGTAACTTTTCTGATACTCCTGAGCAAATAGCGCAAAAGTTAGGCATTCAAGTGGGCAGCATGGAAGATTATCTTATAGCTACAAAGGATAAGCACAATCAGCCCATTTTAATACTTGCTAAACGTTTGAAGTAG
- the xerD gene encoding site-specific tyrosine recombinase XerD yields the protein MHKSLLSWDALFKEFAVYLQVERGFAQNTLSAYLSDIQKYKQFFEKDERKLLPQQISPLHVREFLYQLGELGLSEKTQARILASIRLFHRYLFIEEYTSTDPASDIESPKIHRTLPDILSVQEVEQMLNALPIQSPQDIRNRAIIETLYSCGLRVSELINLTFDQLFLEIEYLKVKGKGNKERLVPIGQWAIEWIERYLKEVRQKQKVKLSAQNVVFLNKNGGKLTRVMVFYIIKKAARLANISKNISPHTLRHSFATHLVENGADLRIVQDLLGHASITTTEIYTHVDTSFLHQEYQKYHPRMAKQTK from the coding sequence TAAGTCACTTTTATCTTGGGATGCACTTTTTAAGGAATTTGCAGTTTATTTACAGGTAGAAAGGGGATTTGCACAAAATACATTGAGTGCTTATTTATCCGATATTCAAAAGTACAAACAATTTTTTGAAAAAGATGAGCGCAAGCTTTTACCGCAGCAGATATCCCCCCTGCATGTACGAGAATTCTTGTATCAATTGGGAGAGTTAGGTTTGAGTGAAAAAACTCAAGCTAGAATTTTAGCATCCATTCGTTTGTTTCATCGCTATCTCTTTATTGAGGAATATACCTCTACTGACCCTGCTTCGGACATTGAAAGCCCAAAAATTCACCGCACTTTACCTGATATACTCTCTGTACAAGAGGTTGAGCAAATGCTTAATGCACTGCCTATACAATCTCCCCAGGATATTCGCAACCGCGCAATTATAGAAACCTTGTATTCCTGCGGCTTGCGCGTAAGCGAACTTATAAACCTTACTTTTGACCAACTCTTTTTAGAAATTGAATACCTCAAAGTAAAAGGCAAAGGTAATAAAGAACGTTTAGTCCCCATAGGGCAGTGGGCAATAGAGTGGATAGAACGCTATCTCAAAGAAGTCAGACAAAAACAAAAAGTTAAACTTTCAGCTCAAAACGTTGTTTTTTTGAACAAAAACGGGGGTAAGCTCACCCGAGTTATGGTTTTTTATATCATTAAAAAGGCTGCGCGGCTAGCAAACATTTCTAAAAATATCAGTCCGCATACGTTGAGGCATTCTTTTGCTACCCACTTGGTAGAAAATGGGGCAGACTTACGAATTGTACAAGACCTACTTGGGCATGCTTCTATTACAACAACGGAAATATATACCCACGTAGATACTTCATTTTTGCATCAAGAATATCAGAAGTATCACCCCAGAATGGCAAAACAGACCAAATAA